One part of the Ziziphus jujuba cultivar Dongzao chromosome 2, ASM3175591v1 genome encodes these proteins:
- the LOC107405815 gene encoding rust resistance kinase Lr10-like yields MALNALEGLGLAKPITTMITMMMQKKPAVLYHYPCPDGAFAALAAHLFFSAACLLVMFFPNTVYNPIASNQLPLAVISDIYLLDFVDPSGFVQETSSKFDVGLNFESILVQAVVLFEFGGCNQSGIGQLILKAGNDSFGQSYEIALVSGAFGHCLAVNADSVSELRRELVHQLAKKSRNLKWSYAEQPDDHICPASSCGNIPNISYPFRLQTDPPNCGKKRYELSCENNNRSTVLNLYSGKYHVHAINYNNYTIRLADFNIDKANCSAVPPYSLSIYNFTYKDPYLTSMDTDSESYSLSEDLTFVKCENSVESPLYIRTDPCINSSGAASTTLSREEYYSYVKVGGTYTSELEDSCRIELMVMITSRLQRIWENRSTNISYKNIHNQLVYGFELSWSSSFAEDHIVDCCYGRPDWSTSIPTIAQICLLVLCVVLSSVGLSRLLLAVASHTYKLRRQHLSMCNIIEEFLQANNDLMPISYSYSEIRKMTKGFKHKLGEGGYGSVYKGKLRSGRFVAIKMLEKSKANGQEFINEVSTIGRIHHVNVVQLVGFCAKGSKRALVYDFMPNGSLDKYLFSEEGINSLDCTTMCEISCGVACGIEYLHRGCNMQILHFDIKPHNILLDENFIPKVSDFGLARLSPLGNSIVSLTAARGTMGYIAPELFYKNIGAVSNKADVYSFGMLLMEMASRRKNLNARAEHTSQIYFPSWIYDQIKEGNEVEMGDATDDESKIRKKMIIVALWCIQMNPNDQPTMNRVKKMLEGDVESLQMPPKPFLCPQEMPLNDEGLKSNSRYSTPASDDESKQISEIVELH; encoded by the exons ATGGCGTTGAACGCTCTTGAAGGTTTGGGTTTAGCCAAGCCCATAACCACTATGATTACGATGATGATGCAGAAAAAACCTGCGGTTCTATACCACTATCCATGCCCAGACGGCGCTTTTGCAGCTTTAGCAGCTCACCTCTTCTTCTCTGCTGCTTGTCTTCTGGTGATGTTCTTCCCCAACACTGTCTACAACCCCATCGCTTCCAATCAGCTCCCTCTGGCCGTAATCAGCGATATTTACCTTCTAGACTTCGTGGATCCATCTgggtttgttcaggaaacctcttCCAAG TTCGATGTGGGTTTGAACTTTGAATCCATCCTTGTTCAAGCag ttgttttgtttgaatttggaGGATGTAATCAGTCAGGGATTGGCCAGCTTATCCTAAAAGCAGGAAATGATTCTTTCGGTCAATCATATGAGATTGCTCTTGTGAGTGGCGCATTTGGACATTGCCTG GCTGTGAATGCTGATTCTGTATCGGAGTTGAGGAGGGAACTTGTTCATCAATTAGCCAAGAAAAGCCGTAATCTAAAGTGGAG CTATGCAGAACAACCTGATGATCATATTTGCCCTGCATCTTCATGTGGAAATATACCCAATATAAGCTACCCTTTTCGGCTCCAAACCGATCCACCAAACTGCGGGAAGAAAAGGTATGAACTATCTTGTGAGAATAACAACCGTTCTACTGTCTTAAACTTGTATTCCGGAAAATACCATGTCCATGCAATCAATTACAATAACTACACAATTCGACTGGCGGATTTCAATATTGACAAGGCTAATTGCTCCGCGGTACCTCCTTACTCTTTGTCCATTTATAACTTCACTTACAAAGATCCATATTTAACTAGCATGGATACAGACAGTGAATCATATTCACTCTCAGAAGATTTAACATTCGTCAAGTGTGAAAATTCAGTTGAGTCTCCTCTTTACATACGTACTGATCCGTGCATTAATAGTAGTGGTGCTGCTAGCACTACCTTATCCAGAGAGGAATACTACTCTTATGTGAAGGTTGGTGGAACATATACATCGGAGTTAGAGGATTCTTGCCGTATAGAACTTATGGTTATGATCACATCACGACTGCAGAGAATTTGGGAAAACAGAAGCACCAACATTTCCTACAAAAACATACACAATCAACTTGTATACGGCTTTGAGCTTTCATGGTCCTCGAGTTTTGCTGAAGATCATATCGTGGATTGCTGTTATG GCCGCCCTGACTGGAGTACTAGTATTCCGACCATTGCTCAAATTTGCC TGCTCGTCCTCTGCGTGGTCCTATCGAGCG TTGGGTTGAGCAGGCTTCTATTAGCAGTTGCATCTCATACCTACAAATTGCGAAGGCAACATTTATCAATGTGTAACATTATTGAAGAATTCTTACAAGCTAACAATGATCTTATGCCTATAAGTTATTCTTACTCCGAAATTAGAAAGATGACCAAGGGTTTCAAGCACAAACTAGGTGAAGGAGGTTATGGTTCTGTTTATAAAGGAAAGCTTCGTAGTGGACGTTTTGTAGCAATCAAGATGTTAGAGAAATCCAAGGCTAATGGGCAAGAATTCATCAATGAAGTTTCTACCATTGGAAGGATTCACCATGTCAATGTCGTGCAGCTTGTTGGCTTTTGTGCTAAGGGATCAAAACGTGCTCTTGTATACGATTTTATGCCTAATGGATCTCTTGACAAATATCTTTTTTCTGAAGAAGGAATTAACTCCTTAGATTGTACGACAATGTGTGAAATCTCATGTGGAGTGGCTTGTGGTATTGAATATCTTCATCGAGGATGCAACATGCAAATTCTGCATTTTGATATTAAGCCGCATAACATTCTTTTGGATGAGAATTTCATTCCAAAGGTTTCTGATTTCGGGCTTGCAAGATTATCCCCATTAGGCAATAGCATTGTCTCTCTTACCGCAGCAAGAGGAACCATGGGATACATAGCTCCAGAGTTGTTTTACAAGAATATTGGAGCAGTTTCTAACAAAGCAGATGTTTATAGTTTCGGAATGCTATTGATGGAAATGGCTAGTAGAAGAAAGAATTTGAATGCACGTGCAGAACATACAAGTCAAATTTACTTTCCTTCATGGATTTATGATCAAATCAAGGAAGGAAACGAGGTTGAAATGGGTGATGCAACAGATGATGAatcaaaaataagaaagaagatgATTATAGTTGCATTGTGGTGTATACAGATGAATCCAAATGATCAACCAACAATGAACAGAGTCAAAAAGATGCTTGAAGGAGATGTTGAAAGCCTACAAATGCCTCCAAAGCCTTTTCTATGTCCACAAGAAATGCCTCTAAATGATGAAGGATTGAAATCAAATTCAAGATACTCAACGCCAGCTTCAGATGATGAATCCAAACAGATTAGTGAGATTGTAGAATTACATTAA
- the LOC132800565 gene encoding rust resistance kinase Lr10-like isoform X1: protein MVVLLVPIMILLIVFFGWILFGIAFLICKWRRRHLSMYNIIEEFLQTNNDLMPIRYSYSDIRKMTKGFKDKFGEGGYGFVYKGKLRSGRFAAIKMLAKSKANGQDFINEVSTIGRIHHINVVRLVGFCAEGSKRALVYDFMPNGSLDKYLFSKEGINSLDCKTMCEISCGVAHGIEYLHRGCNMQILHFDIKPHNILLDENFIPKVSDFGLARLSPLGNSIVSLTAARGTMGYIAPELFYKNIGAVSNKVDVYSFEMLLIEMASRRKNLNAGTDHTSQIYFLSWIYDQFKEGNNIEMGDATEDESKIRKKMIIVALWCIQMNPNDRPTMNRVKEMLEGDDESLQMPPKSFVCPQEKPVELVNDEGVKSDSRYSTSTSYHDNYSEISQIIESS, encoded by the exons ATGGTCGttt TGCTTGTCCCCATCATGATCCTATTAATCG TTTTTTTTGGCTGGATTCTATTTGGAATTGCATTCCTCATCTGCAAATGGCGAAGGCGACATTTATCAATGTATAACATTATTGAAGAATTCTTACAAACTAACAACGATCTTATGCCTATAAGGTATTCGTACTCCGATATTAGAAAGATGACTAAGGGTTTCAAGGACAAATTTGGTGAAGGAGGTTATGGTTTTGTCTATAAAGGAAAGCTTCGTAGTGGACGTTTTGCAGCAATCAAGATGTTAGCGAAATCCAAGGCTAATGGGCAAGATTTCATCAATGAAGTTTCTACCATTGGAAGGATTCACCACATCAATGTTGTGCGGCTTGTTGGTTTCTGTGCTGAGGGATCAAAACGTGCTCTTGTATACGATTTTATGCCTAATGGATCCCTTGACAAATATCTTTTTTCTAAAGAAGGAATTAACTCCTTAGATTGCAAGACAATGTGTGAAATCTCATGTGGTGTGGCTCATGGTATTGAATATCTTCATCGAGGATGCAACATGCAAATTCTGCATTTTGATATCAAGCCGCACAACATTCTTTTGGATGAGAATTTTATTCCAAAGGTTTCTGATTTTGGACTTGCAAGATTATCTCCATTAGGCAACAGCATTGTCTCTCTTACCGCAGCAAGAGGAACCATGGGATACATAGCTCCTGAGTTGTTTTACAAGAATATTGGAGCAGTTTCTAATAAAGTGGATGTTTATAGTTTTGAAATGCTATTGATAGAAATGGCTAGTAGAAGAAAGAATTTGAATGCAGGCACAGATCATACAAGTCAAATTTACTTTCTTTCGTGGATTTATGATCAATTCAAGGAAGGAAACAATATTGAAATGGGTGATGCGACAGAGGATGaatcaaaaataagaaaaaagatgattATTGTTGCATTATGGTGTATACAGATGAATCCAAATGATCGACCAACAATGAATAGAGTCAAAGAGATGCTTGAAGGAGATGATGAAAGCCTACAAATGCCTCCAAAATCTTTTGTATGTCCACAAGAAAAGCCTGTAGAGCTTGTAAATGATGAAGGGGTGAAATCAGATTCAAGATACTCAACATCAACTTCATATCATGACAACTACAGTGAGATTAGTCAAATTATAGAATCAAGTTAA
- the LOC132800565 gene encoding rust resistance kinase Lr10-like isoform X2 produces MILLIVFFGWILFGIAFLICKWRRRHLSMYNIIEEFLQTNNDLMPIRYSYSDIRKMTKGFKDKFGEGGYGFVYKGKLRSGRFAAIKMLAKSKANGQDFINEVSTIGRIHHINVVRLVGFCAEGSKRALVYDFMPNGSLDKYLFSKEGINSLDCKTMCEISCGVAHGIEYLHRGCNMQILHFDIKPHNILLDENFIPKVSDFGLARLSPLGNSIVSLTAARGTMGYIAPELFYKNIGAVSNKVDVYSFEMLLIEMASRRKNLNAGTDHTSQIYFLSWIYDQFKEGNNIEMGDATEDESKIRKKMIIVALWCIQMNPNDRPTMNRVKEMLEGDDESLQMPPKSFVCPQEKPVELVNDEGVKSDSRYSTSTSYHDNYSEISQIIESS; encoded by the exons ATGATCCTATTAATCG TTTTTTTTGGCTGGATTCTATTTGGAATTGCATTCCTCATCTGCAAATGGCGAAGGCGACATTTATCAATGTATAACATTATTGAAGAATTCTTACAAACTAACAACGATCTTATGCCTATAAGGTATTCGTACTCCGATATTAGAAAGATGACTAAGGGTTTCAAGGACAAATTTGGTGAAGGAGGTTATGGTTTTGTCTATAAAGGAAAGCTTCGTAGTGGACGTTTTGCAGCAATCAAGATGTTAGCGAAATCCAAGGCTAATGGGCAAGATTTCATCAATGAAGTTTCTACCATTGGAAGGATTCACCACATCAATGTTGTGCGGCTTGTTGGTTTCTGTGCTGAGGGATCAAAACGTGCTCTTGTATACGATTTTATGCCTAATGGATCCCTTGACAAATATCTTTTTTCTAAAGAAGGAATTAACTCCTTAGATTGCAAGACAATGTGTGAAATCTCATGTGGTGTGGCTCATGGTATTGAATATCTTCATCGAGGATGCAACATGCAAATTCTGCATTTTGATATCAAGCCGCACAACATTCTTTTGGATGAGAATTTTATTCCAAAGGTTTCTGATTTTGGACTTGCAAGATTATCTCCATTAGGCAACAGCATTGTCTCTCTTACCGCAGCAAGAGGAACCATGGGATACATAGCTCCTGAGTTGTTTTACAAGAATATTGGAGCAGTTTCTAATAAAGTGGATGTTTATAGTTTTGAAATGCTATTGATAGAAATGGCTAGTAGAAGAAAGAATTTGAATGCAGGCACAGATCATACAAGTCAAATTTACTTTCTTTCGTGGATTTATGATCAATTCAAGGAAGGAAACAATATTGAAATGGGTGATGCGACAGAGGATGaatcaaaaataagaaaaaagatgattATTGTTGCATTATGGTGTATACAGATGAATCCAAATGATCGACCAACAATGAATAGAGTCAAAGAGATGCTTGAAGGAGATGATGAAAGCCTACAAATGCCTCCAAAATCTTTTGTATGTCCACAAGAAAAGCCTGTAGAGCTTGTAAATGATGAAGGGGTGAAATCAGATTCAAGATACTCAACATCAACTTCATATCATGACAACTACAGTGAGATTAGTCAAATTATAGAATCAAGTTAA
- the LOC132800565 gene encoding rust resistance kinase Lr10-like isoform X3 produces MVVFFFGWILFGIAFLICKWRRRHLSMYNIIEEFLQTNNDLMPIRYSYSDIRKMTKGFKDKFGEGGYGFVYKGKLRSGRFAAIKMLAKSKANGQDFINEVSTIGRIHHINVVRLVGFCAEGSKRALVYDFMPNGSLDKYLFSKEGINSLDCKTMCEISCGVAHGIEYLHRGCNMQILHFDIKPHNILLDENFIPKVSDFGLARLSPLGNSIVSLTAARGTMGYIAPELFYKNIGAVSNKVDVYSFEMLLIEMASRRKNLNAGTDHTSQIYFLSWIYDQFKEGNNIEMGDATEDESKIRKKMIIVALWCIQMNPNDRPTMNRVKEMLEGDDESLQMPPKSFVCPQEKPVELVNDEGVKSDSRYSTSTSYHDNYSEISQIIESS; encoded by the exons ATGGTCGttt TTTTTTTTGGCTGGATTCTATTTGGAATTGCATTCCTCATCTGCAAATGGCGAAGGCGACATTTATCAATGTATAACATTATTGAAGAATTCTTACAAACTAACAACGATCTTATGCCTATAAGGTATTCGTACTCCGATATTAGAAAGATGACTAAGGGTTTCAAGGACAAATTTGGTGAAGGAGGTTATGGTTTTGTCTATAAAGGAAAGCTTCGTAGTGGACGTTTTGCAGCAATCAAGATGTTAGCGAAATCCAAGGCTAATGGGCAAGATTTCATCAATGAAGTTTCTACCATTGGAAGGATTCACCACATCAATGTTGTGCGGCTTGTTGGTTTCTGTGCTGAGGGATCAAAACGTGCTCTTGTATACGATTTTATGCCTAATGGATCCCTTGACAAATATCTTTTTTCTAAAGAAGGAATTAACTCCTTAGATTGCAAGACAATGTGTGAAATCTCATGTGGTGTGGCTCATGGTATTGAATATCTTCATCGAGGATGCAACATGCAAATTCTGCATTTTGATATCAAGCCGCACAACATTCTTTTGGATGAGAATTTTATTCCAAAGGTTTCTGATTTTGGACTTGCAAGATTATCTCCATTAGGCAACAGCATTGTCTCTCTTACCGCAGCAAGAGGAACCATGGGATACATAGCTCCTGAGTTGTTTTACAAGAATATTGGAGCAGTTTCTAATAAAGTGGATGTTTATAGTTTTGAAATGCTATTGATAGAAATGGCTAGTAGAAGAAAGAATTTGAATGCAGGCACAGATCATACAAGTCAAATTTACTTTCTTTCGTGGATTTATGATCAATTCAAGGAAGGAAACAATATTGAAATGGGTGATGCGACAGAGGATGaatcaaaaataagaaaaaagatgattATTGTTGCATTATGGTGTATACAGATGAATCCAAATGATCGACCAACAATGAATAGAGTCAAAGAGATGCTTGAAGGAGATGATGAAAGCCTACAAATGCCTCCAAAATCTTTTGTATGTCCACAAGAAAAGCCTGTAGAGCTTGTAAATGATGAAGGGGTGAAATCAGATTCAAGATACTCAACATCAACTTCATATCATGACAACTACAGTGAGATTAGTCAAATTATAGAATCAAGTTAA
- the LOC132800463 gene encoding rust resistance kinase Lr10-like isoform X1 has product MAFLFCAWRRRHLSMYNIIEEFLQTNNDLMPVRYSYFDIRKMTMGFKDKLGAGGYGSVYKGKLRSGRFVAIKMLEKSKANGQDFINEVSTIGRIHHVNVVQLVGFCAQGSKHALVYDFMPNGSLDKYLFSQEGTNSLDCKKMCEISCEVACGIEYLHRGCNMQILHFDIKPHNILLDENFIPKVSDFGLARLSPLGNSIVSLTAARGTMGYIAPELFYKNIGAVSNKADVYSFGMLLMEMASRRKNLNAGADHTSQIYFPSWIYDQLKEGNNVEMGDATEDESKIRKKMITVALWCIQMNPNDRPTMSRVKEMLEGDVESLQMPPKPFVCP; this is encoded by the coding sequence ATGGCATTTCTTTTTTGCGCATGGCGAAGGCGACATTTATCAATGTATAACATTATCGAAGAATTCTTACAAACTAACAACGATCTTATGCCTGTAAGGTATTCATACTTCGATATTAGAAAGATGACTATGGGTTTCAAGGACAAACTTGGTGCAGGAGGTTATGGTTCTGTCTATAAAGGAAAGCTTCGTAGTGGACGTTTTGTAGCAATCAAGATGTTAGAGAAATCCAAGGCTAATGGGCAAGATTTCATCAATGAAGTTTCTACCATTGGAAGGATTCATCATGTCAATGTCGTGCAGCTTGTTGGTTTCTGTGCTCAGGGATCAAAACATGCTCTTGTATACGATTTTATGCCTAACGGATCTCTTGACAAATATCTTTTTTCTCAAGAAGGAACTAACTCCTTAGATTGCAAGAAAATGTGTGAAATCTCATGTGAAGTGGCTTGTGGTATTGAATATCTTCATCGAGGATGCAACATgcaaattttacattttgataTCAAACCGCATAACATTCTTTTGGATGAGAATTTTATTCCAAAGGTTTCTGATTTTGGGCTCGCAAGATTATCCCCATTAGGCAATAGCATTGTCTCTCTTACTGCAGCAAGAGGAACCATGGGATACATAGCTCCTGAGTTGTTTTACAAGAATATTGGAGCAGTTTCTAACAAAGCGGATGTTTATAGTTTTGGAATGCTATTGATGGAAATGGCTAGTAGAAGAAAGAATTTGAATGCAGGTGCAGATCATACGAGTCAAATTTACTTTCCTTCGTGGATTTATGATCAATTGAAGGAAGGAAACAACGTTGAAATGGGTGATGCAACAGAGGATGAgtcaaaaataagaaagaagatgATTACAGTTGCATTATGGTGTATACAGATGAATCCAAATGATCGACCAACAATGAGCAGGGTCAAAGAGATGCTTGAAGGAGATGTTGAAAGCCTGCAAATGCCTCCAAAGCCTTTTGTATGTCCATAA
- the LOC132800463 gene encoding rust resistance kinase Lr10-like isoform X2, whose translation MTMGFKDKLGAGGYGSVYKGKLRSGRFVAIKMLEKSKANGQDFINEVSTIGRIHHVNVVQLVGFCAQGSKHALVYDFMPNGSLDKYLFSQEGTNSLDCKKMCEISCEVACGIEYLHRGCNMQILHFDIKPHNILLDENFIPKVSDFGLARLSPLGNSIVSLTAARGTMGYIAPELFYKNIGAVSNKADVYSFGMLLMEMASRRKNLNAGADHTSQIYFPSWIYDQLKEGNNVEMGDATEDESKIRKKMITVALWCIQMNPNDRPTMSRVKEMLEGDVESLQMPPKPFVCP comes from the coding sequence ATGACTATGGGTTTCAAGGACAAACTTGGTGCAGGAGGTTATGGTTCTGTCTATAAAGGAAAGCTTCGTAGTGGACGTTTTGTAGCAATCAAGATGTTAGAGAAATCCAAGGCTAATGGGCAAGATTTCATCAATGAAGTTTCTACCATTGGAAGGATTCATCATGTCAATGTCGTGCAGCTTGTTGGTTTCTGTGCTCAGGGATCAAAACATGCTCTTGTATACGATTTTATGCCTAACGGATCTCTTGACAAATATCTTTTTTCTCAAGAAGGAACTAACTCCTTAGATTGCAAGAAAATGTGTGAAATCTCATGTGAAGTGGCTTGTGGTATTGAATATCTTCATCGAGGATGCAACATgcaaattttacattttgataTCAAACCGCATAACATTCTTTTGGATGAGAATTTTATTCCAAAGGTTTCTGATTTTGGGCTCGCAAGATTATCCCCATTAGGCAATAGCATTGTCTCTCTTACTGCAGCAAGAGGAACCATGGGATACATAGCTCCTGAGTTGTTTTACAAGAATATTGGAGCAGTTTCTAACAAAGCGGATGTTTATAGTTTTGGAATGCTATTGATGGAAATGGCTAGTAGAAGAAAGAATTTGAATGCAGGTGCAGATCATACGAGTCAAATTTACTTTCCTTCGTGGATTTATGATCAATTGAAGGAAGGAAACAACGTTGAAATGGGTGATGCAACAGAGGATGAgtcaaaaataagaaagaagatgATTACAGTTGCATTATGGTGTATACAGATGAATCCAAATGATCGACCAACAATGAGCAGGGTCAAAGAGATGCTTGAAGGAGATGTTGAAAGCCTGCAAATGCCTCCAAAGCCTTTTGTATGTCCATAA